One stretch of Dokdonia sp. Hel_I_53 DNA includes these proteins:
- a CDS encoding mechanosensitive ion channel family protein: MDKITESFNNLSDKLWGWVEAFIKNLPNLGVAVVVLLIAYFISRFVNKYSQKIIQKYVPQRSIVKLIGRALAVIVVLIGLFLALGVLNLDKTLNTLIAGAGVSGLVIGLALQGALANGIAGVILSFRKRVNIGDWIETSGYTGFIEDIKLNNFSIREPDNNIVVIPNKTVTDNPMKNYSVTKRMRIIIECGVGYESDLELVEKLTKDTINEKFSQDGKNEEVEFFYTEFGGSSINFICRYWVDCVNGKQKLSAKHKGMLAIKKSFDTNDINIPFPIRTLQFDNTLQTKAHNGNES; the protein is encoded by the coding sequence ATGGATAAAATTACAGAATCATTTAACAATCTTAGTGACAAATTATGGGGCTGGGTTGAAGCATTTATTAAAAATCTACCGAATCTTGGGGTGGCAGTAGTTGTTTTGCTTATTGCCTATTTTATATCTCGCTTTGTAAATAAGTATTCTCAAAAGATCATTCAGAAATATGTTCCCCAAAGATCTATTGTAAAACTTATAGGGAGAGCTCTTGCGGTAATTGTGGTACTTATAGGACTTTTCCTTGCCTTAGGAGTGCTTAATCTGGATAAAACATTAAATACGCTTATTGCTGGTGCTGGGGTTTCAGGTTTAGTAATAGGTCTTGCTTTACAAGGAGCTTTAGCAAATGGAATCGCTGGTGTTATTCTATCTTTTAGAAAAAGGGTTAACATAGGGGATTGGATTGAAACAAGTGGTTACACTGGGTTTATTGAAGATATTAAGCTTAACAATTTTAGTATAAGAGAGCCAGATAATAATATTGTAGTGATTCCTAATAAAACAGTTACAGATAACCCTATGAAAAATTACTCTGTGACTAAACGCATGCGTATTATTATAGAATGTGGCGTAGGTTATGAATCTGATTTAGAGCTGGTAGAAAAACTTACCAAAGATACCATAAATGAAAAATTTTCTCAGGATGGAAAAAATGAAGAGGTAGAGTTTTTCTATACTGAATTTGGCGGTAGTTCAATTAATTTTATCTGTAGATACTGGGTAGATTGTGTAAATGGAAAACAAAAACTTTCTGCAAAACACAAAGGAATGCTTGCCATCAAGAAATCATTTGACACCAATGATATAAATATTCCATTCCCGATTAGAACACTACAATTTGACAATACATTGCAAACCAAGGCTCATAATGGTAATGAATCTTAG
- a CDS encoding TlpA disulfide reductase family protein has translation MNRIFILLLIVLVSSCSNKDTNRIKGTAVGVPEGTQIVLEELGENNKRIAIDTAIVASEKFSFDTTISDGKGLLLLSIEKNQPPLLLVKEDKPVMITLYKDSIATSLVEGSVENELFNQYRNKNRIESTKKQKLSIDMQVSQRETDGIMVNLLRKQIAALDKSSVEDKKQLVTNNPDKMVAIMALSDLVNAKKLTIEETESYFNSLSSDVQNSIIGNSVENYIAQLKSQRIASNLASVGNKAPDFTAKTPDGKELSLNEVLGKYTIIDFWASWCGPCRRENPNVVNVYNQYHDKGLNIISVSLDRPGQEERWKKAIIKDKMDWNHVSNLQFWQDPIPRKYGVRAIPATFLLDENGVIIAKDLRGPALGAKMAELLGES, from the coding sequence ATGAATCGAATATTTATTTTATTACTCATCGTTCTAGTATCTTCTTGCTCAAATAAAGACACTAATCGTATAAAGGGAACTGCTGTGGGGGTGCCAGAGGGTACTCAAATAGTGCTTGAAGAACTTGGCGAAAATAATAAACGGATTGCCATTGATACCGCAATAGTGGCATCAGAAAAATTTTCCTTTGATACTACTATATCAGATGGAAAAGGGCTTCTGTTGCTTAGTATAGAAAAAAATCAACCTCCACTTTTGTTAGTAAAAGAGGATAAACCAGTCATGATTACACTTTATAAAGATAGTATTGCAACTTCTCTAGTAGAAGGAAGTGTAGAAAATGAGCTATTCAACCAGTATCGTAATAAAAACAGGATTGAATCTACAAAAAAACAAAAGTTGTCTATTGATATGCAAGTCTCGCAAAGAGAAACTGATGGTATAATGGTGAACTTATTAAGAAAACAAATTGCAGCTTTAGATAAATCCTCTGTTGAAGATAAAAAGCAACTAGTTACTAATAACCCTGATAAAATGGTTGCTATAATGGCGTTATCTGACCTTGTAAATGCTAAGAAATTAACTATAGAAGAAACAGAAAGCTATTTTAACAGCCTTTCCAGTGATGTACAAAACTCTATTATAGGAAATAGTGTAGAGAATTACATTGCACAACTTAAGTCACAACGTATTGCGAGTAATCTTGCTAGCGTAGGCAATAAAGCACCAGATTTTACAGCAAAAACTCCCGATGGCAAAGAATTATCACTTAATGAAGTCTTAGGAAAATATACAATTATTGACTTTTGGGCATCTTGGTGTGGACCCTGTCGTAGAGAAAATCCTAATGTTGTGAATGTATATAATCAATATCACGATAAAGGACTTAATATCATAAGCGTATCACTAGATCGCCCAGGACAAGAAGAACGTTGGAAAAAAGCCATCATTAAAGATAAAATGGACTGGAACCATGTGTCAAATCTTCAATTTTGGCAAGATCCTATCCCTAGAAAATATGGTGTACGAGCAATACCTGCTACTTTTTTACTTGATGAGAATGGCGTAATTATCGCAAAAGACCTTAGAGGTCCTGCCTTAGGCGCAAAAATGGCAGAACTTCTAGGAGAGAGCTAA
- a CDS encoding Pycsar system effector family protein, with the protein MSQILKKADQFVSELFDNELPKTCIYHNYVHTKRVLKSTQEIIDNSERKLKDDEKLALQLAALLHDVGYINGTKDHEAESAKIAREFLQENNVDSELTDEIVNIILATDMRVEPQTFLEKVLRDADASHFSKGYFPEASEYLRQELKIKGIKDYTPEEWVKANIEMFTVKHQYYTDYALENWKPKKDENLKKLLKTRKKNKKMRKKERIKVKLKDASPEKGIQSMYRIALRNHIKLSDIADTKANILLSVNAIVISLALANLIPKLESPSNAHLIYPTAIFVMFAVLSMVLSILATRPNVTRGEFDKEDVRKKKVNLLFFGNFHKMKLEDYEWAIGEMLQDKDYIYSALTKDLYFLGVVLDRKYKLLRITYNVFMVGIIISVLTFAIFFAYRDKVVEVVEDVEGLANIISSLI; encoded by the coding sequence ATGAGCCAAATCTTAAAAAAAGCTGATCAATTTGTTTCTGAACTATTTGATAATGAACTTCCTAAAACGTGTATTTATCACAACTACGTGCATACTAAAAGAGTTCTTAAAAGTACCCAAGAAATAATAGATAATAGTGAAAGAAAACTTAAAGATGATGAAAAGCTCGCTTTACAACTAGCTGCACTTCTGCATGATGTTGGGTATATAAATGGGACCAAAGACCATGAGGCAGAAAGCGCAAAAATTGCTCGAGAGTTTCTTCAGGAAAATAATGTCGACAGCGAATTAACAGATGAAATAGTCAATATTATCCTAGCGACAGATATGCGCGTGGAGCCTCAAACATTTTTAGAAAAAGTACTTAGAGATGCTGATGCTTCGCACTTCTCAAAAGGATATTTTCCAGAAGCAAGTGAATATTTGAGACAAGAGCTTAAAATAAAAGGCATCAAAGACTACACCCCTGAAGAATGGGTGAAAGCTAATATAGAGATGTTTACTGTAAAGCATCAATATTATACAGATTATGCCTTAGAGAATTGGAAGCCTAAGAAGGATGAAAATCTTAAAAAACTTTTGAAAACGCGCAAGAAAAATAAAAAAATGCGCAAGAAAGAGAGAATTAAGGTTAAACTTAAAGATGCTAGTCCAGAAAAAGGAATACAGTCTATGTATCGTATTGCTTTGCGTAATCATATTAAACTGAGCGATATTGCAGATACAAAAGCAAATATCTTACTCTCTGTAAATGCCATTGTAATCTCATTGGCACTTGCTAATCTTATTCCCAAACTGGAATCACCTAGTAATGCACACCTTATTTATCCCACGGCAATCTTTGTTATGTTTGCTGTGCTTTCTATGGTCTTGAGTATTCTTGCCACTAGACCTAATGTGACTCGTGGGGAGTTTGACAAAGAAGATGTACGGAAGAAAAAGGTAAACCTTCTGTTCTTTGGAAATTTTCATAAGATGAAGCTAGAGGATTATGAGTGGGCTATAGGAGAAATGCTTCAAGATAAAGATTACATCTATTCTGCACTCACTAAAGATTTATATTTCTTAGGAGTAGTTTTAGATAGAAAGTATAAACTCCTGCGTATAACTTATAATGTATTTATGGTAGGAATTATCATTTCTGTTTTGACATTTGCGATTTTCTTTGCGTATCGCGATAAAGTTGTAGAGGTTGTAGAAGATGTAGAAGGACTGGCAAATATAATTTCTAGCCTTATATAG
- a CDS encoding metallophosphoesterase, whose translation MNKNYLFLNVLLCLLLSGCATYNAKYLDEKFQPENFDNSSLSRKRINTSFYLIGDAGGDKDGGSTYALDAFKKVIDTSKTENDYAIFLGDNIYEAGLPKKKSPERKEAERRLNIQIASVENFEGKKLFIPGNHDWYAGGVEGVKRQEKYIKDAFDDNEAFQPENGCPIEMKGVNDEIELMIIDTQWYLENWDNHPTINDECTIRTREALFLEIENEFKKNNEKTIVVVMHHPMYTNGIHGGKYSIDKHLYPSQSKFPLPILASLVTQIRSQGGVSIQDRYNKQYNELMQRISVLASDTDKVIFASGHEHSLQYIEHDAIKQIVSGAGAKQSAAALGDDGLFSYGGQGFAILDIFEDESSAVRFYSAVDGNPKLLFTKEVFPPRKKVNLDSLPKFYPQTVKASIYQQNDTDVSEVHKSLWGDHYREVYGTPVTAQVATLDTLMGGFTVDRKGGGHQTRSLRLRDKDGRAYNLRALRKSAVQFLQSVAFKDKFVQEEFKNTFTEDLILDFYTSAHPYASLAVAELSNAVGIYHTNPKLVYIPKHKALGKYNDEYGDELYFIEERPDEDFLMVDSFGNPDSIDSTEDLFENLRDDEEYQVDENAFLRARIFDMLIGDWDRHTDQWRWARFDENGKKIYKPIPRDRDQVFSKFDGAILGTLKTLIPAVQQFQNYDGDVENVKWINEAGIKMDRTLLRNATKQDWIREAQFIQDNLSDEEIDIAFSKLPLEVQDLGVSTIKESLRERRSNIVDIAKDYYNYISSLIIITGTDKDDHFEITRGNGETRVQISRIKDDKVQEPFVDRLIRSDETREIWIYGLDDDDVFHVSGEGKRPIKMKIIGGQNNDIYDIEDGRRLKVFEHKTKPNTVKQRGGAHIKFSNIYNFNTYDPLKKKSVSNSILPAIGFNPDDGFLVGISDVFTTFGFKNDPFSSKHTFNATYSFATKAINLNYEGDFANAFGQWNLVVGGKFTNESFSRNFFGFGNETENFDDDLGLDYNRVRNGELGAHLGVESDNTFGSKLRIIANFERIEIEQTEGRVLADPEIFTPDLNNFYGGQSFVGVEGAYTYVSADNDANPTRGFEFAAIVGGKRNLSSGDRMYAYLNPKMGFYNALSRNRKLVLKTLIQSQLRLGDDFEFYQAASLGARTGLRGYRFNRFTGEAALAGSADLRYSFDQFSAGLLPVQIGVFGGGDLGRVWVDNQESDKWHNDFGGGFWVNMIDTVSGQVGAFVGEDGMRIDFRFGVRL comes from the coding sequence ATGAATAAAAATTACCTTTTTCTTAACGTCTTGCTCTGCCTGCTCTTAAGCGGCTGTGCAACGTACAATGCAAAATATCTAGATGAAAAATTTCAACCAGAAAATTTTGATAACAGTTCGCTTTCGCGAAAGCGTATAAACACCTCTTTTTATTTAATAGGTGACGCTGGTGGAGATAAAGATGGTGGGAGTACGTATGCTCTTGATGCTTTTAAAAAAGTTATAGATACCTCAAAAACTGAAAATGATTATGCCATATTTTTAGGAGATAATATATACGAGGCCGGACTTCCTAAGAAAAAAAGCCCAGAGCGTAAAGAAGCAGAAAGAAGACTAAATATACAAATAGCTTCTGTTGAAAATTTTGAAGGAAAGAAATTATTTATTCCAGGAAATCATGATTGGTACGCAGGAGGTGTAGAGGGAGTAAAACGTCAAGAGAAATATATAAAAGATGCTTTTGATGATAATGAGGCTTTTCAACCAGAGAACGGTTGCCCTATCGAGATGAAAGGTGTAAATGATGAGATAGAGTTAATGATTATTGATACACAATGGTATTTAGAAAATTGGGATAATCATCCTACGATAAATGATGAGTGTACCATTAGAACAAGGGAGGCATTATTTCTTGAGATCGAGAATGAGTTTAAGAAAAATAATGAAAAAACAATAGTTGTTGTCATGCATCACCCTATGTATACTAATGGTATTCACGGAGGAAAGTACAGTATTGATAAACACTTATACCCATCACAGAGTAAATTTCCATTACCAATACTTGCATCACTCGTTACTCAAATACGGTCGCAGGGAGGGGTTTCTATACAGGATAGATATAATAAACAGTATAATGAGTTAATGCAACGTATCTCTGTCTTAGCAAGTGATACTGATAAGGTAATATTTGCTTCTGGACATGAACATAGCTTACAATATATTGAGCACGATGCCATTAAACAGATCGTAAGTGGTGCGGGCGCAAAGCAATCTGCAGCAGCCTTAGGTGATGATGGTCTTTTCTCTTATGGAGGTCAAGGGTTTGCAATCTTAGATATATTTGAAGACGAGTCTTCTGCCGTGCGCTTCTACAGCGCTGTAGACGGAAATCCTAAGCTTTTATTTACTAAAGAGGTATTCCCCCCTAGAAAGAAAGTAAACTTAGATTCCTTACCAAAATTTTATCCACAAACCGTTAAAGCATCAATATACCAGCAAAATGACACAGATGTTTCTGAAGTTCATAAATCACTTTGGGGAGACCACTATAGAGAAGTCTATGGCACTCCAGTTACGGCTCAAGTAGCTACGCTAGACACACTTATGGGTGGGTTTACAGTAGATAGAAAAGGAGGTGGTCATCAAACAAGGTCTTTACGACTAAGAGACAAAGATGGTAGAGCATATAATTTAAGAGCTTTACGAAAGAGCGCAGTACAATTTTTACAAAGTGTTGCTTTCAAAGATAAATTTGTACAGGAAGAATTTAAAAATACTTTTACAGAAGATTTAATTTTAGACTTCTATACTTCTGCGCATCCTTATGCATCATTAGCCGTAGCAGAGCTTTCTAATGCGGTAGGTATTTATCATACAAATCCTAAGCTAGTATATATCCCTAAGCATAAAGCATTAGGTAAGTACAATGATGAATATGGAGATGAATTATACTTTATAGAAGAGAGACCCGATGAAGATTTCCTGATGGTAGATTCTTTTGGAAATCCAGACAGTATTGATAGCACAGAAGACTTATTTGAGAATTTACGAGATGATGAAGAGTATCAGGTAGATGAAAACGCTTTTTTGAGAGCACGTATTTTTGATATGCTCATAGGAGACTGGGATAGACATACGGACCAATGGAGATGGGCAAGATTTGATGAGAATGGAAAAAAAATTTATAAACCTATTCCAAGAGATAGAGATCAAGTCTTTTCTAAATTTGACGGAGCAATCTTAGGAACATTAAAAACATTAATACCCGCAGTACAACAATTTCAAAATTATGATGGTGATGTAGAAAATGTAAAATGGATTAATGAAGCAGGCATTAAGATGGACCGTACGTTACTAAGGAATGCCACAAAGCAAGATTGGATACGTGAAGCGCAGTTTATTCAAGATAATCTTTCTGATGAAGAGATAGATATCGCTTTTTCTAAGCTTCCATTGGAAGTGCAAGATCTGGGTGTTAGTACGATAAAGGAAAGTTTGAGAGAACGTAGATCAAATATTGTTGATATTGCAAAAGACTACTATAATTACATTTCTTCACTAATAATTATTACGGGAACAGATAAGGATGATCACTTTGAAATTACAAGAGGAAATGGAGAAACAAGAGTACAAATTTCTAGAATCAAAGATGATAAAGTCCAAGAACCTTTTGTAGATAGGCTCATTAGATCTGATGAAACTAGAGAAATATGGATATATGGATTAGATGATGATGATGTATTTCATGTAAGTGGTGAGGGCAAAAGACCTATAAAAATGAAAATCATAGGTGGTCAGAACAACGATATTTATGATATAGAAGATGGGCGTAGACTAAAGGTTTTTGAACACAAAACAAAACCTAATACTGTTAAACAGAGAGGTGGTGCACATATTAAATTTTCAAACATTTATAATTTCAATACCTATGATCCACTTAAGAAAAAGAGTGTATCTAATAGTATTCTTCCTGCCATAGGTTTTAACCCAGACGATGGGTTCTTGGTAGGAATATCAGATGTATTTACCACTTTTGGGTTTAAAAATGACCCTTTTTCTAGTAAGCATACTTTTAATGCTACCTATTCATTTGCCACAAAGGCGATTAACTTAAACTATGAAGGTGATTTTGCAAATGCCTTTGGACAGTGGAATCTCGTGGTAGGAGGTAAGTTTACCAATGAAAGCTTTTCCCGTAACTTCTTTGGTTTTGGTAATGAAACAGAAAATTTTGACGATGATTTAGGTCTAGATTACAATAGAGTACGCAATGGTGAGTTAGGTGCACACCTAGGTGTTGAGAGTGATAATACCTTTGGAAGCAAATTAAGAATAATAGCAAATTTTGAAAGAATTGAGATAGAACAAACAGAAGGTAGAGTTCTAGCAGACCCAGAAATCTTTACGCCAGATCTTAACAATTTCTATGGAGGGCAATCCTTTGTTGGAGTAGAAGGGGCTTACACTTATGTAAGTGCAGATAATGATGCTAACCCCACTAGAGGATTTGAATTTGCAGCGATTGTAGGTGGTAAGCGTAACCTTAGTTCTGGAGATAGAATGTATGCGTATCTCAACCCTAAAATGGGATTCTATAATGCGCTCTCTCGTAATAGAAAACTCGTTTTAAAAACGCTTATTCAATCGCAACTTAGATTGGGTGATGACTTTGAATTTTATCAAGCAGCTTCATTAGGAGCACGTACAGGATTAAGAGGTTATCGCTTTAATAGATTTACTGGAGAAGCAGCACTAGCAGGCTCTGCAGACTTGAGGTATAGCTTTGACCAATTCTCTGCTGGGTTATTACCTGTTCAAATCGGTGTTTTTGGTGGAGGAGATTTAGGTAGAGTTTGGGTTGATAATCAAGAAAGTGATAAATGGCATAATGACTTTGGGGGAGGATTTTGGGTCAATATGATTGATACCGTTTCAGGACAAGTAGGAGCATTTGTGGGAGAAGATGGAATGCGTATTGATTTTAGATTCGGTGTTCGTTTGTAG
- a CDS encoding GAF domain-containing protein, which yields MKNTWHFKQQESPLELRFSLSKLAQHYKEQLSDATGSQLHRAQEITGLIESNPKLVTGLKNTEEIAQYQKEIDNCLNDLFPNALQHNEIKVASMPFQEAAIKSSQRYKDIVAIPGNGFIPKIKNFNDDHYYIMGCSIILMKCYNFKIDFRRPFFYEIPDATGMMRHYRMLYNADYVAIEKKKNTPVITQEDVDILLDSFENIDLWREKFPPESYIFKGFVIANLYDATTDASISNLKSGLLRYEQENHDFTHDFHTIFQSLFNLPELQIGFSNYNKEQQTFELVPFKEISSYLLYGQSEGSCNSILCKGSYDSVFKTGSYFAISDVVKYHKQNPSIKMYENLYDQGIKSVILAPIRNNGQLLGILELASPNKGALNSINSNKLADVMPYLVDSVLRSKEKQENEIDLIIQNECTSIHKSVYWKFEQEAKRFLKLQLEGDSNVQFRDVVFRNVYPLFAQVDIKGSSEARNTATQQDILLQLSNAIEILEEAFKNENLPIYEQLIFTLQEYFKETTLALEVDSERKILNFLSSNIRPLFSHLLKKNDELHKLISSYRSQLEDNLGLVYKHRKVYDESVMLLNRRMASLLERKQKEAQKMYPHFFELFKTDGVEHNMYIGESITKDESFNKIYLYNLRLWQLQMVCEMENVHFSLSRKQEKPLEVASMILVFNTSLSVRYRMDEKRFDVDGTYNARYEVVKKRVDKAFIKGTEERITQAGKLTIVYSQREDEKEYLKYISFLQAKNQLGDQIEILELEDLQAVTGLKAIRVNILYKQQKGPNKKEFYTYEDLIDEISS from the coding sequence ATGAAAAACACCTGGCATTTTAAACAGCAAGAATCACCTTTAGAGTTGCGCTTTAGTTTATCAAAACTAGCTCAACACTATAAGGAGCAGCTTTCTGATGCCACTGGTTCTCAGCTCCACAGGGCGCAAGAAATAACTGGGCTAATTGAAAGTAACCCTAAACTTGTAACTGGGCTTAAAAATACCGAGGAAATTGCTCAATACCAAAAGGAGATAGACAATTGTCTGAATGACTTGTTTCCAAATGCATTACAGCATAATGAAATTAAGGTTGCTTCTATGCCATTTCAAGAAGCTGCGATCAAATCAAGCCAGCGTTATAAAGATATTGTCGCGATACCTGGAAACGGCTTTATTCCTAAAATAAAAAATTTTAATGATGATCATTATTATATAATGGGATGTAGCATTATTTTAATGAAATGCTATAATTTTAAAATTGACTTCAGGAGACCATTTTTCTATGAAATACCAGATGCTACTGGTATGATGAGACATTATAGAATGCTATATAATGCAGATTATGTCGCTATAGAAAAGAAAAAGAATACACCTGTTATAACCCAAGAAGATGTAGATATACTCTTGGATAGTTTTGAAAATATTGATTTGTGGAGAGAGAAATTCCCTCCAGAAAGTTATATTTTTAAAGGATTTGTGATCGCTAATCTCTATGACGCAACCACAGATGCCTCCATATCAAATTTAAAATCTGGTTTGTTGAGGTATGAACAAGAAAACCATGATTTTACACACGACTTTCATACAATATTTCAATCTCTTTTTAATCTTCCAGAATTACAAATAGGTTTTTCAAATTATAATAAAGAACAACAAACTTTTGAACTTGTTCCTTTTAAAGAAATAAGCAGTTATTTGCTATATGGACAGTCTGAGGGATCATGTAATAGTATTTTATGTAAAGGTTCTTATGACTCTGTTTTCAAAACAGGTTCTTATTTTGCAATTTCAGATGTTGTAAAATATCACAAGCAGAACCCATCCATAAAGATGTACGAAAATCTTTATGATCAAGGTATTAAGAGTGTGATTTTAGCACCCATAAGAAACAACGGACAGCTATTAGGTATTCTGGAACTTGCTTCACCTAACAAAGGAGCGCTTAACAGTATTAACTCTAATAAACTGGCAGATGTAATGCCCTATTTAGTTGACTCTGTTTTGAGGAGTAAAGAAAAACAGGAGAATGAAATTGACCTTATTATACAAAATGAATGTACCTCTATACACAAAAGTGTGTACTGGAAATTTGAACAAGAGGCAAAACGATTTTTAAAGTTACAACTAGAGGGGGATAGTAATGTTCAGTTTAGAGATGTAGTCTTTAGAAACGTCTACCCATTATTTGCTCAGGTTGATATTAAGGGCTCTTCAGAGGCTCGAAATACTGCTACACAACAAGATATTTTACTGCAATTATCTAATGCAATAGAAATACTTGAGGAAGCTTTTAAAAATGAAAACTTACCTATTTACGAGCAATTAATTTTTACTCTTCAAGAATATTTTAAAGAAACCACGCTTGCTCTGGAAGTAGATAGTGAGCGTAAAATTTTAAACTTTTTAAGCTCAAATATACGCCCTTTATTTTCTCATTTATTAAAGAAAAACGATGAGTTACATAAACTCATATCTTCTTATAGAAGCCAGCTAGAAGATAACTTAGGTTTGGTTTATAAACATCGTAAGGTTTACGACGAGTCTGTTATGCTTCTTAACCGTCGCATGGCATCATTACTTGAAAGAAAACAAAAAGAAGCACAAAAGATGTACCCTCATTTTTTTGAGCTTTTTAAAACAGATGGGGTTGAACATAATATGTATATAGGAGAATCTATCACTAAGGACGAAAGTTTTAATAAGATTTACCTATATAACTTAAGATTATGGCAATTACAAATGGTTTGTGAGATGGAGAATGTACATTTCTCGCTTTCGCGAAAGCAAGAAAAACCACTTGAAGTAGCTTCTATGATTTTAGTATTTAATACATCACTTTCTGTTCGTTATCGTATGGATGAAAAACGTTTTGATGTTGATGGCACTTATAATGCTAGATACGAGGTTGTGAAAAAACGTGTAGATAAGGCATTTATAAAGGGCACCGAAGAGCGTATCACACAAGCTGGTAAATTGACAATTGTATATTCTCAAAGGGAAGATGAAAAAGAATATTTAAAGTATATAAGCTTCTTACAAGCTAAAAATCAGCTAGGAGATCAAATAGAAATTCTCGAGTTAGAGGATTTACAGGCTGTAACGGGACTAAAAGCTATACGGGTTAATATTCTATATAAACAGCAAAAAGGACCTAATAAAAAGGAATTTTATACCTACGAAGATTTAATTGACGAAATATCGTCTTAA
- a CDS encoding endonuclease/exonuclease/phosphatase family protein, with protein sequence MLIALYVIFILFPLLPLLPSSHWCVRFFDFVRIQTAFIQILLLIAGFIFWSSFQDIHYILLGLLAAVLSYQLWLIQPYTPFYHRRKPQATFHEDKLTLITANVLQTNHNYDKFISIVKKNSPDIFITMESDQKWEKAISKAFPEYKHTVKVPLDNFYGMHMYSKVPFQTADVKYLVEQDIPSIHCELKFAHQQFNLIAIHPAPPSPTENETSKERDAELMIVGKICRESKDATVVCGDLNDVVWSKTSRLFTKITGYHDPRVGRGLYPSFHANYWLLRFPLDHLFYSKDLHVTKMNRLETFGSDHFAMYYEIAFPLKDTDVENPSIPEDVHEEIEDIIEEGHLSAKKTQGNPRIAL encoded by the coding sequence ATGCTTATAGCCCTATATGTAATTTTTATTCTATTTCCTCTCCTACCTCTACTCCCGTCTAGCCACTGGTGTGTACGATTTTTTGATTTTGTACGAATTCAAACAGCTTTTATACAGATTTTACTGCTTATTGCTGGGTTTATATTTTGGTCTTCTTTTCAAGATATCCATTATATCCTTTTAGGATTATTGGCAGCTGTTTTATCTTATCAGCTATGGTTAATACAGCCATACACTCCTTTTTATCATAGACGTAAACCACAAGCAACATTTCATGAAGACAAGCTTACGTTAATTACCGCAAATGTGCTTCAAACCAATCATAACTACGATAAGTTTATATCAATTGTAAAAAAGAATTCCCCAGACATTTTCATCACTATGGAGTCTGATCAAAAGTGGGAGAAAGCTATTTCTAAAGCATTTCCAGAATACAAGCATACTGTAAAAGTACCTTTAGATAATTTTTATGGAATGCATATGTATTCCAAAGTTCCGTTCCAAACAGCAGACGTTAAATACTTAGTTGAACAAGATATTCCATCCATCCATTGTGAATTAAAATTTGCTCACCAGCAATTTAATCTCATTGCGATCCATCCTGCTCCACCTAGTCCTACTGAAAATGAAACATCAAAAGAAAGAGATGCAGAACTTATGATTGTAGGGAAGATTTGTAGAGAATCAAAAGATGCTACTGTAGTTTGTGGGGATTTAAATGATGTAGTGTGGTCAAAAACATCTCGCCTTTTTACAAAAATCACTGGATATCACGACCCACGTGTAGGTCGGGGGTTATACCCTTCTTTTCATGCAAATTATTGGTTACTAAGGTTTCCTTTAGATCACCTATTTTACTCAAAAGATCTCCATGTAACAAAAATGAATCGTCTCGAAACATTTGGTTCAGATCACTTTGCTATGTATTACGAAATTGCATTTCCTTTAAAAGACACTGATGTTGAAAACCCCAGCATCCCTGAAGATGTTCACGAAGAAATAGAAGATATTATCGAAGAGGGGCATTTATCTGCAAAAAAAACACAGGGTAATCCAAGGATTGCTTTATAG